The DNA segment GATGTTATTTGGAGAGAGGTTGTTTTAACCAAAAAGGTAAAGCCTGTAATTGTTTCTATGGGCGATGTAGCTGCATCAGGAGGATATTACATTAGCTGCGCAGCAAACAAAATTTTTGCTGAACCTAATACAATAACAGGTTCTATAGGTGTATTTGGACTTATACCTAACTTTCAAAAACTGTATAATGAAAAATTAGGTATATTTTATGACGGAGTTAAAATTGGAGAGTTTTCCGATATAGGGGCTACTTATCGAGCTATGACTGAACAAGAAAAAAACATTATTCAAGAGCAAGTAGATAGAGTTTATGAAACGTTTATTACTCGTGTAGCCGAAGGGCGCGGTATTACCAAAGCAGAAGTAGACTCTATCGGGCAAGGTCGTGTATGGAGCGGAGAAGATGCCGTTAAAATTAAATTAGTAGACCAAATTGGAGGATTAGCAGATGCTATAAAAGAAGCAGAAAAGCTGGCTAAACTGACTAAGGGAAATTACAAAATTGTTGAATATCCAGAGCAGGTGAGTTTTATTGAAAGAATTATCAACAAGGGAAGAGGTAAAAAAGAAGATATTGTTAAAGCAGAAATAGCAAAAGAAATAGGAATTTACAATGCTATTCGTACCATAAAGCAAGCCCAAAAACGAGTACAAGCACGCATGCTTTATGACTATGTAATAGAGTAGATGGCTTAAAAAGGTACTTCATCTATTGGGGGTGTAGTACTTGTCGTACTAGGACCTTGTAGATTATTCCTTTGATTGATTTTAGAGGGCAAAATAAGAACTTCATCCGTGTTGTTGGTATCTTGAGGTATATCAAAAGAAGTAGAAGGTTGTAGACTATCTATTAGAGCAGTACTCATTAACTCTTCATCATCATTTACGAATTTGACGAACTGATTTAAGAATTTCAATCGGACTTTACCCGTAGGTCCATTACGTTGTTTGCCGATGATTACTTCGGCAACATTTTTATTCGAAAAACCTGTTTCAGGATCTATGTCTAAGCCATAGTATTCAGGGCGGTAGAGAAACATAACTACATCCGCATCCTGTTCAATACTTCCTGATTCACGTAAATCGCTTAGCTGTGGGCGCTTATCAGGGCGACTTTCTACCCCGCGAGAAAGTTGTGAAAGTGCTATTACAGGAATATCCAAGTCTTTTGCTAGGTTTTTTAGAGAACGAGAAATTTTAGCAATTTCTTGTTCGCGGTTCATGCTTTTGGAGCTATCGCCTACGTGCATGAGTTGTAAATAATCAATAATCACACATTCAATATTTCGTTCTACTTTTAATCGGCGGCACTTGCTGCGAAGTTCATCAATAGAAAGGGCAGCTGTATCATCAATAATAATCGGAGCGTTAGATAAGATAGTAGTTTTCTTATGAAGCAAATCTAGCTCATGAGGATCTAATTTACCTGCACGAAGTTTTTGCGCATCTATTTCAGTTTCAGCAGCAATAAGTCTTTGCGTTATGGCATGTGCGGGCATTTCCAAGCTGAATATAGCCACAGCTTTTTTGAATAGTACAGCCATATTACGAGCTACGCTAAGCACAAAAGCGGTCTTACCCATAGAAGGACGTGCGGCTATAATAGTAAGTTCAGACTTATGAAAACCCTGTGTCATGCGATCTAAGGCTACAAAGCCTGAACCTATACCCAAGTATGCATCAGGGCGATTGCGAAGCTCTTCAATCTGCTCTAAAACCTCAATAACCAAATTACCCACAGGGGCATAATTTTTCTTAAAGTTAAGTTCAGAAAGCTTAAAAAACTCTTGCTCCGCTTTGTCCAGCTGTTCAAAAACATCTTTTTGATCTTCATAAGCATCTCTTATGATTTCACCTGAAACTCTTATCATTTCTCGAGCAATGTACTTTTGTGCAATAATCCGAGCATGGTATTCAATGTTAGCTGCCGAAGCTACCCTTGCTGTAAGCTCTGTAATATAGTATGGACCTCCTACGTCATCTAAATAGTTTAGCTTACGCAGCTCTTCTGTAACAGTCAGAATATCAATAGGCTCTGAACGCTGAGATAATCTTACAATTGCTTCATAGATTTTACTGTGTCTGTCGTCATAAAATACGTTTGGATGCAGGATATCACTTACTTTGAGTAAAGCATCTTTTTCTAACATCAACGCACCAAGTACTGCTTGCTCTAGCTCTGTGGCATGCGGTGGAATTTTCCCCGAGTTCTCTAATGGATCAGGAACCAAAGCATTGATACCTGCACCTTTTTTCTTTTCAGCCATAATAGTATACCTATACAAAAGTACGAATACCTTTCCATACTACGAAGGGCTTAACTATTTATGTTACAAATAAGCTTTTTGCATTTTCAAAAAGACAATGGTATGACTATATACTTTTTGAGTTTAGTCTGCTTATTGTTCAAGCATAGTAAATTTATGCCTTTTTCGTAAAATGGACTGAGCTAGCTTAATCCTATCTTGCTTTTGTAGATTAAGTCTATTTTGTTTTGCATAACAAAGAAACTATGTAAAAATTTGATTTTTAATTTTTTGGGCAAGGATACGCCCAAAAAATAACCTAAATCAACTAAAAAATTAGCTTTGATACTTTAATAGTACGTCGTAATAATGGATAAACCTGCTTCTATAAGCTGCTGTACAAATACCTCAAAATTTTTTGCAAATACCTTTTTCTTTCTATGCGCTAATATCACTGAAAGCGAAGCTGCCGTAAAACCTAGATGATTAGACAAAGCTAATATTCCTGCTGTTTCCATTTCCCAATTGAGGACTTTGTTGCCACGATAAGAAAAATTTGTCATCATCTCTACAAAAGATTGTAAAGGATATCTTACTTGTCTCAAAAAT comes from the Bacteroidia bacterium genome and includes:
- the dnaB gene encoding replicative DNA helicase, with protein sequence MAEKKKGAGINALVPDPLENSGKIPPHATELEQAVLGALMLEKDALLKVSDILHPNVFYDDRHSKIYEAIVRLSQRSEPIDILTVTEELRKLNYLDDVGGPYYITELTARVASAANIEYHARIIAQKYIAREMIRVSGEIIRDAYEDQKDVFEQLDKAEQEFFKLSELNFKKNYAPVGNLVIEVLEQIEELRNRPDAYLGIGSGFVALDRMTQGFHKSELTIIAARPSMGKTAFVLSVARNMAVLFKKAVAIFSLEMPAHAITQRLIAAETEIDAQKLRAGKLDPHELDLLHKKTTILSNAPIIIDDTAALSIDELRSKCRRLKVERNIECVIIDYLQLMHVGDSSKSMNREQEIAKISRSLKNLAKDLDIPVIALSQLSRGVESRPDKRPQLSDLRESGSIEQDADVVMFLYRPEYYGLDIDPETGFSNKNVAEVIIGKQRNGPTGKVRLKFLNQFVKFVNDDEELMSTALIDSLQPSTSFDIPQDTNNTDEVLILPSKINQRNNLQGPSTTSTTPPIDEVPF